From Deinococcus sp. Marseille-Q6407, one genomic window encodes:
- a CDS encoding adenylosuccinate synthase, with amino-acid sequence MPGIAIIGAQWGDEGKGKITDFLAPEASYVVRYQGGANAGHTVTAAGQTFKLNLLPSGVLHEGTVSVLGDGMVIDPDKFLEERRNLIAGGLNPDLRISDRAHLVLPHHKYVDGRKDFVGTTGKGIGPAYADRARRVGVRFGDLADDSVLRERLERLLEAKPNSTREAGWDSVDTAFEAIQPVRDALLPFVHDTGALVRAAIREGENVLFEGAQATLLDLNYGTYPFVTSSHPTVGGVLVGAGVSHKALHQVYGVAKAFNTRVGHGPFATEVFSDENILRLRGDGSNPWDEFGTTTGRPRRVGWLDLELLKYAVEVNGLDGLVINKLDILSGLDKVPVCVGYGSEGQPIMREMKGWASTEDAHSRDDLPKEAQAYLDLIEEVTGCPVVIFSCGPAREQTYGAVSWN; translated from the coding sequence ATGCCTGGAATTGCAATTATTGGAGCCCAGTGGGGCGACGAGGGAAAAGGGAAGATCACCGACTTCCTGGCCCCGGAAGCCAGCTACGTGGTTCGTTACCAGGGCGGCGCCAACGCCGGCCATACCGTGACGGCGGCGGGCCAGACTTTCAAGCTGAACCTGCTGCCCAGCGGCGTGCTGCACGAGGGCACCGTCAGCGTGCTGGGTGACGGCATGGTGATTGACCCCGACAAGTTCCTGGAAGAACGCCGCAACCTGATTGCCGGCGGGCTCAACCCGGACCTGCGGATTTCCGACCGCGCCCACCTGGTGCTGCCGCACCACAAATACGTGGATGGCCGCAAAGATTTTGTGGGCACCACCGGCAAGGGCATCGGCCCGGCTTATGCCGACCGCGCCCGGCGGGTCGGTGTGCGCTTTGGCGACCTGGCCGACGACAGCGTGCTGCGTGAGCGCCTGGAAAGACTGCTGGAAGCCAAGCCCAACTCCACCCGTGAAGCCGGTTGGGACAGCGTGGACACTGCCTTCGAGGCCATACAGCCGGTGCGTGATGCGCTGCTGCCGTTTGTTCACGACACCGGCGCGCTGGTGCGTGCGGCCATCCGCGAGGGCGAGAACGTGTTGTTCGAGGGTGCACAGGCCACTTTGCTGGACCTGAACTACGGCACCTATCCGTTCGTGACCAGCAGCCACCCCACCGTGGGCGGCGTGCTGGTGGGCGCCGGCGTCAGCCACAAGGCGCTGCACCAGGTGTACGGGGTTGCCAAGGCCTTCAACACCCGCGTGGGCCACGGTCCTTTTGCCACCGAAGTCTTCAGCGACGAGAACATCCTGCGTCTGCGTGGTGATGGCTCCAACCCCTGGGACGAATTTGGCACCACCACTGGCCGCCCCCGCCGGGTGGGCTGGCTGGACTTGGAACTGCTGAAGTACGCCGTGGAAGTCAATGGCCTGGACGGTCTGGTCATCAACAAGCTGGATATCCTCAGCGGCCTGGACAAGGTGCCGGTCTGCGTGGGCTACGGCAGCGAAGGCCAGCCCATCATGCGCGAAATGAAGGGCTGGGCCAGCACCGAAGACGCCCACAGCCGCGACGACCTGCCGAAAGAAGCCCAGGCCTACCTTGACCTGATCGAAGAAGTCACCGGCTGCCCGGTCGTGATCTTCTCGTGCGGCCCCGCCCGCGAGCAGACCTACGGCGCCGTGAGCTGGAACTGA
- the ttcA gene encoding tRNA 2-thiocytidine(32) synthetase TtcA gives MTDSLQKLFSPITKAAGQAVGDYGMIEDGDKVMVCLSGGKDSYTLLDVLLHLQKRAPVRFEVVAVNLDQGQPGFPKDVLPRYLSELGVPFDILTEDTYSVVKEKVPEGKTTCSLCSRLRRGILYAHAREIGATKVALGHHREDILETLFMNMFFGARLKAMSPKLQSDDGTNVVIRPLAYVPESQIIAYAAAKGFPIIPCNLCGSQPNLQRRVVGEMLEGWEREHPGRLNNILRSLTRVTSSHLLDRELYDFAGLSAAPAKGDRGFDAEEYPEREFLSGLSELTMLG, from the coding sequence ATGACCGATTCCCTTCAAAAGCTCTTTTCCCCCATCACCAAAGCCGCCGGGCAGGCCGTGGGCGACTACGGCATGATCGAGGACGGCGATAAGGTCATGGTGTGTCTCTCGGGCGGCAAGGACAGCTACACCCTGCTGGACGTGCTGCTGCACCTGCAAAAGCGGGCGCCGGTGCGTTTCGAGGTGGTGGCGGTGAACCTTGATCAGGGCCAACCGGGCTTTCCCAAGGATGTGCTGCCGCGTTACCTGTCGGAGCTGGGCGTGCCCTTTGACATCCTGACCGAGGACACCTACAGCGTGGTGAAAGAAAAGGTGCCCGAAGGCAAAACCACTTGCAGCCTCTGCAGCCGCCTGCGCCGGGGCATCCTGTACGCGCACGCCCGCGAGATCGGCGCCACCAAGGTTGCGCTGGGCCACCACCGCGAGGACATTCTGGAGACGCTGTTCATGAACATGTTCTTCGGTGCGCGGCTCAAGGCAATGTCGCCTAAGCTGCAGTCCGATGACGGCACCAACGTGGTGATTCGCCCGCTGGCCTATGTCCCCGAAAGCCAGATCATCGCCTACGCGGCGGCCAAGGGCTTTCCCATCATTCCCTGCAACCTGTGCGGCTCGCAGCCTAACCTGCAGCGCCGGGTGGTGGGCGAAATGCTGGAAGGCTGGGAGCGCGAGCATCCCGGCCGGCTGAACAACATCCTGCGGTCGCTGACCCGCGTGACGTCCAGCCACCTGCTGGACCGCGAGCTGTACGACTTTGCCGGACTGAGCGCTGCACCGGCCAAAGGCGACAGGGGCTTCGACGCCGAGGAGTACCCCGAGCGCGAGTTCCTGAGCGGGCTGAGCGAACTGACCATGCTGGGCTGA
- the folE gene encoding GTP cyclohydrolase I FolE, which translates to MPGLAALTRDWLTAIGEDPDREGLQRTPHRVAKAWAFLTGGYGQTLAEVVGEGVFAAEGSEMVIVKDIEFYSMCEHHMLPFYGRAHVAYIPDGKILGLSKFARIVDLYSRRLQVQERITTQVAEAVEELLTPKGVAVLMEGTHLCMSMRGVQKQNSSTTTSAMRGLFRNDPRTRAEFMSAVQGTLRSR; encoded by the coding sequence GTGCCGGGGCTGGCGGCCCTGACCCGCGACTGGCTCACCGCCATCGGGGAAGACCCGGACCGCGAGGGCTTGCAGCGCACCCCTCACCGGGTTGCCAAGGCCTGGGCTTTCCTGACCGGAGGCTACGGGCAGACCTTGGCCGAAGTGGTGGGCGAGGGTGTCTTTGCCGCCGAGGGCAGTGAAATGGTGATCGTGAAAGACATCGAGTTTTATTCGATGTGCGAGCACCACATGCTGCCTTTTTACGGCCGCGCCCACGTCGCCTATATCCCCGACGGCAAGATTCTGGGCCTCAGCAAATTTGCCCGCATCGTGGACCTCTATTCGCGCCGCTTGCAGGTGCAGGAGCGCATCACCACCCAGGTGGCCGAAGCGGTCGAGGAGCTGCTGACGCCCAAAGGCGTGGCGGTGCTGATGGAAGGCACCCACCTGTGCATGTCCATGCGCGGCGTGCAGAAGCAGAACTCCAGCACCACGACGTCGGCTATGAGGGGGCTGTTTCGCAACGACCCACGCACCCGCGCCGAGTTCATGAGCGCCGTGCAGGGCACCCTACGGAGCCGCTGA
- the pstS gene encoding phosphate ABC transporter substrate-binding protein PstS: MNATSKRWFLLPLTALLFACSEPAKTTTSQTTTDGNTTTTSATTTTGAGEAASDVATTIGAAAGQAGETASAVASQAGEAAASAGAALGLSAPPAPYSDGNLTGAGASFPFPLYSKMFDEYAKATGVSVNYQSVGSGTGQKQIIARTVDFGASDNAMDDEKLASAPGKIAHIPMALGAVTATYNIPGLAAGTELKMTGPVLADIYLGKIKTWNDPALTKINGGVQLPSLPITVARRSDSSGTTAVFTDYLSKVSPEFKEKIGSANSVNWTVGSAAKGNDGVAGLVQNTPGSIGYIEEAYARQNNLPMMAIQNAAGEFVKPSLESVSAAAAASDLPDDLRGSVTNAEGTGVYPMASYTYLLIYPEQKYGSREKGQAERLQHLLQWMLTTGQSYHKDLGYAGLPDSVRERAMKIVNDMTYGGQPMNPVK; encoded by the coding sequence ATGAACGCCACTTCCAAGCGCTGGTTCCTGCTGCCTCTGACAGCCCTGCTGTTCGCCTGCAGCGAGCCGGCCAAAACCACCACCAGCCAGACCACCACCGACGGCAACACGACCACCACTTCGGCCACCACGACCACCGGCGCCGGTGAAGCGGCCAGCGATGTGGCCACCACCATCGGCGCGGCGGCCGGGCAGGCGGGCGAAACGGCCAGCGCCGTGGCGTCTCAGGCGGGTGAGGCAGCGGCCAGCGCCGGCGCCGCTCTGGGTCTGAGTGCTCCCCCCGCCCCGTACTCGGACGGCAACCTGACCGGCGCGGGTGCCAGCTTTCCTTTCCCGCTGTACTCCAAGATGTTCGACGAGTACGCCAAGGCAACCGGCGTCAGCGTGAACTACCAGTCGGTGGGCTCGGGCACCGGCCAGAAGCAGATCATCGCCCGCACGGTGGATTTTGGCGCCAGCGACAACGCGATGGATGACGAGAAGCTCGCCAGCGCGCCGGGCAAGATTGCCCATATCCCGATGGCCCTAGGCGCGGTGACTGCCACCTACAACATCCCTGGTCTGGCCGCCGGCACCGAACTGAAGATGACCGGCCCGGTGCTGGCCGACATTTACCTGGGCAAGATCAAGACCTGGAACGACCCCGCCCTGACCAAGATCAACGGGGGCGTGCAGCTGCCCTCTCTGCCCATCACCGTGGCGCGCCGCTCGGATTCCTCCGGCACCACCGCCGTGTTTACCGACTACCTCAGCAAGGTCAGCCCTGAATTCAAGGAGAAGATCGGCAGCGCCAACTCGGTCAACTGGACCGTGGGCAGCGCCGCCAAGGGCAACGACGGCGTGGCTGGCCTGGTGCAGAACACCCCCGGCTCGATCGGCTACATCGAAGAAGCCTACGCCCGGCAGAACAACCTGCCCATGATGGCGATTCAGAACGCGGCCGGCGAATTCGTCAAGCCCAGCCTGGAAAGTGTCTCGGCCGCTGCTGCTGCCTCCGACCTGCCCGACGACCTGCGCGGCAGCGTGACCAATGCGGAAGGCACCGGCGTCTACCCGATGGCGTCTTACACCTATCTACTGATCTACCCTGAGCAGAAGTACGGCAGCCGCGAAAAGGGCCAGGCCGAACGGCTCCAGCACCTGCTGCAGTGGATGCTGACGACCGGCCAGAGCTACCACAAGGATCTCGGCTACGCCGGCCTGCCGGACAGCGTGCGCGAGCGTGCCATGAAGATCGTCAACGACATGACTTACGGCGGTCAGCCGATGAACCCGGTGAAGTAA
- a CDS encoding vWA domain-containing protein, translating to MTANKVTRYSRFEGELDSLEASELMQMIQEALLGQGFNDPYDPDPDARPSMDDLFDAILEALAERNMIPEEQLLEALQADDIRQTQLGQQIERLMDKLQEEGFIRKEFGEDGDGSAGGTGDPGEATFQLTDKSIDFLGYKSLRDLMGGIGHSGAGSHDTRDYASGIEMSGELKNYEFGDTLNLDTTATLGNVFGKGLDNLEESDLVIRQAEYHSSAATVVMLDCSHSMILYGEDRFTPAKQVALALAHLIRTQYAGDTVKFVLFHDSAEEVPIAKLAQAQIGPYHTNTAGGLRLAQQLLKRENKDMKQIVMITDGKPSALTLPDGRIYKNPYGLDPYVMGATLREVANCRRSGIQVNTFMLAQDPDLLAFVRRVAEMTRGKAYFTTPENIGQYVLMDFVANKTKLVN from the coding sequence ATGACTGCCAACAAAGTGACCCGTTACAGCCGCTTCGAGGGCGAACTGGACAGCCTGGAAGCTTCCGAGCTGATGCAGATGATCCAAGAAGCCCTGTTGGGACAGGGGTTCAACGATCCCTACGACCCGGACCCGGACGCGCGGCCCAGCATGGACGATCTGTTCGACGCGATCCTCGAAGCGCTGGCCGAGCGCAACATGATCCCCGAAGAACAGCTGCTGGAGGCCCTGCAGGCTGATGATATCCGCCAGACGCAGCTCGGGCAGCAGATCGAGCGCCTGATGGACAAGTTGCAGGAAGAAGGCTTTATCCGCAAGGAGTTCGGTGAAGACGGGGATGGCAGCGCCGGCGGCACCGGCGACCCCGGTGAGGCGACCTTCCAGCTGACCGACAAGAGCATCGATTTCCTGGGCTACAAATCACTGCGCGACCTGATGGGCGGCATCGGTCATTCCGGGGCCGGCTCACACGACACCCGCGACTATGCCAGCGGCATCGAGATGTCGGGCGAGCTGAAGAACTACGAGTTCGGCGACACCCTGAACCTCGATACCACCGCCACCCTGGGCAACGTGTTTGGGAAAGGCCTGGACAACCTGGAAGAATCTGACCTGGTCATCCGGCAGGCCGAGTACCATTCCTCGGCAGCCACGGTGGTGATGCTGGACTGCTCACACTCCATGATTCTGTACGGCGAGGACCGCTTCACGCCGGCCAAGCAGGTGGCCTTGGCGCTGGCGCACCTGATTCGTACCCAGTACGCGGGCGACACCGTCAAGTTCGTCCTGTTTCACGACTCGGCAGAGGAAGTGCCAATTGCCAAGCTGGCGCAGGCGCAGATCGGCCCCTACCACACCAACACGGCCGGCGGCCTGCGGCTCGCGCAGCAGCTGCTCAAGCGCGAGAACAAGGACATGAAGCAGATCGTGATGATCACCGACGGCAAGCCTTCGGCGCTGACCCTGCCCGACGGCCGCATCTACAAGAATCCCTACGGCCTGGACCCTTACGTGATGGGCGCCACCCTGCGCGAGGTCGCCAACTGCCGCCGCAGCGGGATTCAGGTGAACACCTTCATGCTGGCCCAGGACCCCGACCTGCTGGCTTTTGTGCGCCGGGTGGCCGAAATGACCCGCGGCAAGGCGTATTTCACCACGCCGGAAAACATCGGGCAGTACGTGCTGATGGACTTTGTGGCGAACAAGACCAAACTGGTGAACTGA